The following proteins are encoded in a genomic region of Methylovorus glucosotrophus:
- a CDS encoding FecR family protein yields MPDDMPTPASSAGMTQPSISEIRQQAAEWLIQLSEAESDTQRAALQAACQAWQQQHPGHAEIFRQMQTLWQSLADHGDTAKPKRSKGRRKALIGTALSALLLLGGLQLPTTRYWLADERTSTGEIRQINLSDGSRITLNTHSAVDIRFDAHTRTIRLTEGEVLAEVAHDPQQRPFIVENRDGTATALGTRYLVRQDADSSTVTVLESTVAVKPRHSATISKVYAGEQLRFDAQQAYTLMPAPALADSWHMQRLVFEDAPLSAVIARLAEYRPGLLKLRTDTQAFRFTGVLPTDDSEKALSILQQALPIRIQRYSNYIVLVDAGNEPASDR; encoded by the coding sequence ATGCCCGACGACATGCCAACGCCAGCCTCCTCCGCCGGGATGACGCAGCCCAGCATTTCCGAGATACGCCAGCAGGCCGCAGAATGGCTGATTCAGCTATCGGAGGCCGAAAGCGACACCCAGCGTGCCGCATTGCAGGCGGCCTGCCAGGCATGGCAACAGCAGCATCCTGGCCACGCAGAGATATTTCGTCAGATGCAAACCCTGTGGCAAAGCCTGGCGGACCATGGTGACACTGCGAAACCAAAACGCAGCAAGGGCAGGCGCAAGGCGCTGATCGGCACCGCCCTGAGTGCCTTGCTGCTGCTGGGCGGCCTGCAACTGCCCACCACCCGCTACTGGCTGGCAGATGAACGTACATCGACCGGCGAAATTCGCCAGATCAACCTCAGTGATGGCAGCCGCATCACCCTGAATACACATAGCGCCGTGGATATCCGCTTTGATGCCCACACCCGCACCATACGCCTGACCGAGGGCGAAGTGCTGGCCGAAGTGGCGCACGACCCGCAGCAGCGCCCGTTTATTGTGGAAAATCGCGATGGTACGGCCACTGCCCTGGGTACGCGTTATCTGGTGCGGCAGGATGCCGACAGTAGCACCGTCACCGTGCTGGAATCCACGGTAGCCGTGAAGCCGCGCCACTCAGCCACCATCAGCAAAGTATATGCAGGCGAACAGTTGCGCTTTGACGCCCAGCAGGCATACACCCTGATGCCCGCCCCAGCACTCGCCGATAGCTGGCACATGCAACGGCTGGTATTTGAAGATGCACCACTCAGTGCCGTGATCGCACGGCTGGCGGAATACCGCCCCGGCCTGCTCAAGCTGAGGACAGATACCCAAGCCTTCCGCTTTACCGGGGTATTGCCCACCGATGATAGCGAAAAGGCGCTCAGCATCCTGCAACAGGCCTTGCCCATCCGCATTCAGCGCTACTCGAACTACATCGTGCTGGTCGATGCCGGCAACGAACCTGCGTCGGATCGCTAG
- a CDS encoding sigma-70 family RNA polymerase sigma factor, whose product MLSPQIHLRNQWLSLLYRHHQGWLMGWLRKKLGCPHHAADISHDTFSRLLALDNIPDIREPRAYLLVTANRLMINEFRKRQVEQETLQAVALLNADDSSHSPETICSARQLLAQVLLMLSEELDEKARRALLLARVDGLGYREIAATMQVSESSVKQYLSRALVHCHARLYPGAP is encoded by the coding sequence ATGCTGAGCCCCCAGATTCATCTGCGCAATCAATGGCTAAGCCTGCTCTATCGCCACCATCAGGGCTGGCTTATGGGCTGGCTGCGCAAGAAGCTGGGCTGCCCGCACCATGCAGCGGATATTTCGCACGACACCTTCAGCCGCCTGCTGGCGCTGGATAACATCCCCGACATCCGCGAGCCCAGGGCTTACCTGCTGGTGACGGCCAACCGGCTGATGATCAATGAATTCCGCAAGCGGCAGGTGGAGCAGGAAACCCTGCAAGCCGTGGCACTGCTCAACGCCGATGACAGCAGCCATAGTCCGGAAACCATCTGCTCGGCGCGGCAATTGCTGGCGCAGGTATTGCTGATGCTGAGCGAAGAGCTGGATGAAAAAGCGCGGCGCGCCCTGCTGCTTGCTCGTGTCGATGGGCTGGGATATCGCGAGATCGCCGCTACCATGCAAGTCTCGGAAAGCAGCGTGAAGCAGTACCTGTCGCGGGCGCTGGTGCATTGCCATGCCCGGCTCTACCCCGGCGCGCCCTGA
- a CDS encoding EAL domain-containing response regulator has translation MSSIYPINASPKPVAETAPLARLLIVDDNVRLAESLKYLVEIHGYVAHVCNSGFAALDLVAEQRFDLMLLDLSMPGMTGHEVLMQLPKGKQRIPVVVISGTKTLNAAIDAMRHGAYDFLRKPYQPEELLRTIENALEHSRLELQNKSIHARLEESETLYQYLIDSSPDIIYTLDDNGNFTFINNRVETLLGYSRETMLGKHYTLLIHEEDYERAHHAFNERRTGNRAAKNVELRLRCQERRSERRQPEQNYITVVINAMGIYGTHPEHGTPFNGTYGVARDITERKKAEQAITHQAYHDTLTDLPNRMLFKDRLTVAIHHAKRNKHKLAIMFLDLDRFKWVNDTLGHLYGDELLKQVAARLRNCMREQDTLARMGGDEFTMLLHELNQPDDATVIAQKIFDELKRPFMLDDREIFISSSIGIAIYPDHGDSIENLIKRADIAMYHVKWRGKNGFQYYDPSMNSMFHKKLSLENELRRAIEKRQIVLYYQPKIHLDGHCVIGLEALARWHHPELGLVSPLEFIPLAEETGLIHALGEMLLEEACVQMRQWQDAGLNNFSLAINISPQLVEEDAFVSRILTPIRHHQLSEDLFEIEITENLLMRDVESSISKLKELGSHGIKIALDDFGTCYSSLAYLRRFPIHSVKIDKSFVSDISSTSENASIISAIAGIANGFKLDLIAEGVETIPQMHTLQSLGCSKMQGFLFSKPLPAKEMTQVLHNPSLLFQDVPAPPQMLPLL, from the coding sequence ATGTCGAGCATCTACCCCATCAACGCCTCACCCAAGCCGGTTGCCGAAACAGCGCCGCTGGCGCGGCTGCTTATTGTCGATGACAATGTGCGGCTGGCGGAAAGCCTGAAATACCTGGTCGAAATCCATGGCTATGTTGCCCACGTGTGCAACTCTGGCTTTGCCGCGCTTGATCTCGTTGCCGAGCAGCGCTTTGACCTGATGCTGCTGGACCTTTCCATGCCGGGCATGACCGGGCATGAGGTGCTGATGCAACTGCCCAAGGGCAAGCAACGCATTCCCGTGGTCGTCATCAGTGGCACCAAAACCCTGAATGCCGCGATTGATGCCATGCGCCATGGCGCTTATGACTTTTTGCGCAAACCCTACCAGCCGGAAGAGCTGCTGCGCACGATTGAAAACGCGCTGGAACACTCCCGGCTCGAGCTGCAGAACAAATCCATCCACGCCCGGCTGGAAGAATCAGAAACGCTCTACCAGTACCTGATCGACAGCTCGCCCGACATCATCTACACGCTGGATGACAACGGAAACTTCACCTTCATCAACAACCGTGTGGAAACCCTGCTGGGTTATTCACGCGAGACCATGCTGGGCAAGCACTACACGCTGCTGATCCACGAAGAAGACTACGAGCGCGCGCACCACGCCTTCAATGAGCGCCGCACCGGCAACCGCGCCGCCAAGAACGTGGAGCTGCGCCTGCGCTGCCAGGAGCGACGCAGTGAACGCCGCCAGCCCGAGCAGAATTACATTACGGTGGTCATCAATGCCATGGGCATTTATGGCACGCACCCGGAACATGGCACGCCCTTCAACGGCACCTATGGCGTGGCGCGCGACATTACCGAGCGCAAAAAAGCCGAGCAGGCCATCACCCACCAGGCCTACCACGATACGCTGACCGACCTACCCAACCGCATGCTGTTCAAGGACCGCTTAACCGTCGCCATCCATCACGCCAAGCGCAACAAGCACAAGCTGGCGATCATGTTCCTGGATCTGGACCGCTTTAAATGGGTGAACGATACGTTAGGCCATCTGTATGGCGATGAGCTCCTGAAGCAAGTGGCAGCCCGCCTGCGCAACTGCATGCGCGAGCAGGATACGCTGGCGCGCATGGGCGGTGATGAATTCACCATGCTGCTGCACGAGCTGAATCAGCCCGACGATGCGACTGTCATCGCGCAGAAGATTTTTGATGAGCTGAAGCGCCCCTTCATGCTGGATGATCGCGAAATCTTCATTTCATCCAGTATCGGCATCGCCATTTACCCGGACCATGGCGACTCCATCGAAAACCTGATCAAGCGCGCCGACATTGCCATGTACCACGTCAAATGGCGCGGCAAGAATGGCTTCCAGTATTACGATCCAAGCATGAACAGCATGTTCCACAAAAAGCTGTCGCTGGAAAACGAGCTGCGGCGCGCCATCGAAAAACGCCAGATTGTGCTGTACTACCAACCCAAGATTCATCTGGATGGTCATTGCGTCATCGGCCTCGAAGCCCTGGCGCGCTGGCATCACCCCGAGCTGGGCCTGGTCTCGCCGCTGGAATTCATCCCGCTGGCAGAAGAAACCGGCCTTATCCACGCCCTGGGTGAAATGCTGCTGGAAGAAGCTTGTGTGCAGATGCGGCAATGGCAGGATGCCGGGCTCAACAACTTCAGCCTGGCGATCAATATCTCACCGCAACTGGTGGAAGAAGATGCCTTTGTCAGCCGCATTTTGACGCCGATACGCCACCACCAGCTGAGCGAAGACCTGTTTGAAATCGAGATTACCGAAAACCTGCTGATGCGCGATGTGGAAAGCTCCATCAGCAAGCTGAAAGAGCTGGGCAGCCACGGCATCAAGATCGCCCTGGACGACTTTGGCACCTGCTACTCCTCGCTGGCTTACCTGCGTCGCTTCCCCATCCACAGCGTCAAAATCGACAAATCCTTTGTCAGCGACATCAGCAGCACCAGCGAAAACGCCTCCATCATCTCGGCGATTGCCGGTATCGCCAACGGCTTCAAGCTCGACCTCATCGCCGAAGGCGTGGAAACCATCCCGCAAATGCACACCCTGCAATCCCTGGGCTGCTCCAAGATGCAAGGCTTCCTGTTCAGCAAACCCCTGCCCGCCAAGGAAATGACCCAGGTGCTGCACAATCCCTCCCTGTTATTCCAGGATGTCCCCGCCCCGCCACAGATGCTGCCCTTGTTGTAG
- a CDS encoding sigma-70 family RNA polymerase sigma factor has product MSLILCPRRRDVAEMLYTQHHSWLQGWLRKKLGCAHGAADIAQDTFLRLMASRDLLMLQEPRAFLTRTATRLLIDDARHKKIEALYLEELAAQLEQAHAPDPAKILEAVRALAYLVSVLETLPQKPREAFLMAQLEELGHDEIARRLSVSTRMVRKYLVQALVHCHDALEQVQA; this is encoded by the coding sequence ATGTCCCTGATTCTTTGTCCCCGTCGTCGCGATGTGGCGGAAATGCTTTATACCCAGCATCACAGCTGGCTACAGGGCTGGCTGCGCAAAAAGCTGGGCTGCGCGCATGGGGCGGCGGACATTGCACAGGATACATTTTTGCGGCTGATGGCCTCACGTGATCTGCTGATGCTGCAGGAGCCGCGGGCTTTCCTGACGCGCACGGCAACCCGCTTGCTGATTGATGATGCGCGGCACAAGAAAATCGAAGCCCTGTATCTGGAAGAACTGGCGGCGCAGCTGGAACAAGCCCATGCGCCAGACCCGGCAAAAATACTGGAAGCGGTGCGCGCTCTGGCCTATCTCGTCTCGGTGCTGGAAACCCTGCCGCAGAAGCCGCGCGAGGCATTTCTGATGGCGCAGCTGGAAGAGCTGGGGCATGACGAAATCGCCCGTCGCCTGTCGGTGTCCACCCGCATGGTGCGCAAGTACCTGGTGCAGGCGTTGGTGCATTGTCACGATGCGCTGGAGCAGGTGCAAGCATGA
- a CDS encoding TonB-dependent receptor, translated as MTTSPAWGRASLLHLAIVACLCQMTQAHAADTGTASHLQIAAQPLGQALTELAAKTGMLIGVDADLVRNKQAKPINGQYQPEDALTALLAGSGLQAVKGSNGSYTLKPNPANVEKPQSHAEPTTLPEVSVSAANESSANVQEEGKAADGYRVKTISSVGALGSMRLQDTPYAISVIPQELIQNIQAQSPDDVYKLNPSTRTTTPQITGFSPNVNIRGFDGYNTAEDGMRRAYNHAATMEDKERVEVLNGLSGFLYGAANPGGMINFVYKRPTMERLNSVTVGNYGGSQAYVHGDFGGRIDDEGRAGYRLNVVKQDGGTALDHQSIQRELISGAIDWQITDKLLLELNAVYNHYKIDAVSPYWYVASGIQRPSAPDTSKYWGQKWSGDEFHNTKLMSKLTYQLNDNITLRGAYMRDYINREGTAGTYNYPQSSTTYQQLALAGADSEDVYNAGQAFADIRFDTGSISHKLTTGYYMNSDLFRGSDYDSGASTLGPFSMRSPTYVAKPAFAADTASLYTKGRDINENLMLGDLVTFNEQWSMLAGVNRSRILSLSYNEDNSKSSSYDKSRTSPAISLIYKPMPWLTSYLSYIEGLEAGGRAPTSLIYTNHGEVMPPMVSRQQEFGLKASVGKVLLTTAIFEIEKAYQYTEVIDSSSSVYRQNGRQNHKGIEFGATGKATDRLTVITGLTLMDATVKKSENAGNVPMNVAQQFAKVYSEYQIPGVEGLTLTGGVYYTGKQYADDANTDRLPSFVTADIGARYQTTVSNRPLTLRLNVNNLFDKDYWLNAYYLGTPRSLAFSAQMQF; from the coding sequence ATGACAACATCTCCAGCGTGGGGCCGCGCCTCACTTTTACATCTCGCCATTGTGGCGTGCCTGTGCCAGATGACGCAGGCCCACGCCGCCGACACCGGCACTGCCAGCCATCTGCAGATCGCCGCCCAGCCACTGGGGCAAGCCCTCACCGAGCTGGCCGCCAAAACCGGCATGCTGATCGGGGTGGATGCCGACCTGGTGCGCAACAAGCAGGCCAAACCTATCAATGGGCAATACCAGCCAGAAGACGCCTTAACCGCGCTGCTGGCCGGCAGCGGTTTGCAGGCGGTAAAAGGCAGCAATGGCAGCTACACCCTCAAGCCCAATCCGGCCAATGTGGAAAAACCGCAAAGCCATGCCGAGCCCACTACCCTGCCTGAAGTCAGCGTGTCAGCCGCCAACGAATCCAGCGCTAACGTGCAGGAAGAAGGCAAGGCCGCAGATGGCTATCGGGTCAAGACCATCTCCTCCGTCGGCGCACTCGGCAGCATGCGCCTGCAGGATACGCCCTATGCGATCAGCGTGATCCCGCAAGAGCTGATCCAGAATATCCAGGCGCAATCGCCAGATGATGTCTACAAGCTGAACCCATCGACCCGCACCACCACGCCGCAGATCACCGGCTTCAGCCCCAATGTGAATATTCGCGGCTTTGACGGCTATAACACAGCGGAAGACGGCATGCGCCGCGCCTACAACCATGCTGCCACCATGGAAGACAAGGAACGGGTGGAAGTGTTGAACGGCCTTTCCGGCTTTTTATATGGCGCAGCAAACCCGGGCGGCATGATCAATTTCGTGTACAAACGCCCGACCATGGAGCGCCTGAACAGCGTAACTGTGGGTAACTACGGTGGCAGCCAGGCCTATGTGCATGGCGATTTTGGCGGCCGCATTGACGACGAAGGCCGCGCAGGCTATCGGCTGAACGTGGTCAAGCAGGATGGTGGCACGGCGCTGGATCATCAAAGCATACAGCGCGAACTGATCAGCGGCGCCATCGATTGGCAGATCACCGACAAGCTGCTGCTGGAGTTGAACGCGGTCTACAACCACTACAAAATTGATGCCGTCTCACCCTACTGGTATGTGGCCAGTGGCATTCAGCGCCCTTCCGCCCCCGACACCAGCAAATACTGGGGCCAGAAATGGAGTGGTGATGAGTTTCACAATACCAAGCTCATGAGCAAGCTGACCTACCAGCTGAATGACAACATCACCCTGCGCGGCGCTTACATGCGCGATTACATCAACCGCGAAGGTACTGCAGGCACCTACAATTACCCGCAATCGTCCACCACTTATCAGCAACTGGCACTGGCTGGTGCCGATAGCGAGGATGTCTATAACGCGGGACAGGCGTTTGCCGATATCCGCTTTGATACCGGCAGCATCTCGCACAAGCTCACCACCGGCTACTACATGAATTCCGACCTGTTCCGTGGCTCGGATTACGACAGTGGCGCTAGCACGCTAGGGCCATTTTCCATGCGCAGTCCGACCTATGTCGCTAAACCAGCCTTTGCTGCGGACACCGCCTCGCTTTATACCAAAGGCCGCGATATCAATGAAAACCTGATGCTGGGCGATCTGGTGACCTTCAACGAGCAATGGTCCATGCTGGCCGGGGTAAACCGCAGCCGTATCCTGTCGCTGAGCTACAACGAAGACAACAGCAAGAGCTCCTCCTATGACAAGAGCCGGACCTCGCCTGCGATCTCCCTGATTTACAAGCCCATGCCATGGCTGACCTCTTACCTGAGCTACATCGAAGGACTGGAGGCAGGTGGTCGCGCGCCAACTTCACTGATTTATACCAACCATGGTGAGGTTATGCCACCCATGGTCAGCCGTCAGCAGGAGTTCGGCCTGAAAGCCAGTGTGGGCAAGGTATTGCTAACCACCGCCATCTTTGAAATCGAAAAGGCCTATCAATACACGGAGGTCATCGACAGCTCAAGCAGTGTCTATCGCCAGAATGGTCGCCAGAATCACAAGGGCATAGAATTCGGCGCCACCGGCAAAGCCACCGATAGACTCACCGTCATCACCGGCCTGACGCTAATGGATGCCACGGTGAAGAAATCGGAAAACGCAGGCAATGTGCCGATGAATGTGGCACAGCAGTTTGCCAAGGTATATAGCGAGTATCAGATCCCGGGCGTTGAAGGCCTGACGCTCACCGGCGGGGTTTACTACACCGGCAAGCAATATGCGGATGACGCCAACACTGATCGTCTGCCATCCTTTGTCACAGCGGATATTGGCGCACGTTACCAAACCACGGTCTCCAATCGCCCGCTGACCTTGCGCTTGAATGTGAATAACCTGTTCGACAAGGATTACTGGCTGAACGCCTATTACCTTGGCACCCCGCGCAGCCTGGCCTTCTCGGCACAGATGCAGTTCTAA
- a CDS encoding HDOD domain-containing protein — MQQSPQYTPDHHAQIVLNHVTISALPSIPQVLTRILEMLQDEDTDMRKLADLMEMDVVISARILQVANSAAFQRGTQVLSVYSGISNLGWDLVKTLTLSIIFQRMLSDYFKSNQQDLASYWYHSLRTAVLCKALAARTSAVSTDEAYISGLLHDIGRLGLLSGFNAQYQAFFAIDESLPNYIESEAARFGIDHCELGAWVIKNWQVKSFLEDAIAYHHLPAAQLEHSPALIKIVYLANLLAQQNIRDKPALAELAERWFNLSETALDEIVSISHQQIDVLAISLNLEAEKPALGMDSAPEAEDIDALLGALGNRAQALLAPSSNIDDRLMQGVASNALINHMESTLSQQPDEEALLLQLQKLARLICHSKQLMLFVPNETQTTLIGKPLQADQKWVADFILPTQQDVSLIADTWLAQAARHSFEAFRGSKATLPDKQMMRMSNAAGMLCVPMMLKGKPMGVMVLALDQPEFLLLDTQMSIPTALARIAASRLAASGQPADDMLAGEAQKERLRRFVHETSNPLTTVKNYLAILEQRMLKNGMQSDDISIVNEEIDRIGVMIGELYSNGQSYSAASVDINQMVLDLITLHRQTYLEPAGVDVVEALLPNLPEVTTIPYQLRQVLVNLIRNAAEAMPNGGTLTIATHVENRAGEEPMLLIQVSDTGHGIPDEVMARLFSPQTSTKGGNHGGIGLTISNDIIKSLHGSMACRTSPQGTSFDVRLPLQSEASDLALME, encoded by the coding sequence ATGCAGCAATCGCCTCAATATACGCCGGACCATCACGCGCAGATCGTGCTGAATCACGTCACGATCAGCGCGCTGCCGTCTATTCCGCAGGTGCTGACGCGCATTCTGGAAATGCTGCAGGATGAAGATACCGACATGCGCAAGCTGGCGGACTTGATGGAAATGGATGTGGTGATCAGCGCCCGCATCCTGCAAGTAGCCAACTCGGCGGCCTTCCAGCGCGGCACCCAGGTATTGTCGGTATACAGCGGCATCTCCAACTTGGGCTGGGACCTGGTCAAGACGCTGACCCTGAGCATTATCTTCCAGCGCATGCTGAGCGATTACTTCAAGAGCAATCAGCAGGATCTCGCCAGTTACTGGTATCACTCGCTGCGCACTGCCGTGCTGTGCAAGGCACTGGCCGCCCGCACCAGCGCGGTTTCCACTGACGAAGCCTATATTTCCGGCCTGCTGCACGACATCGGCCGCCTGGGGCTCTTGAGTGGATTCAACGCCCAGTACCAGGCGTTTTTTGCCATCGACGAATCCCTGCCCAACTACATCGAGAGTGAAGCCGCGCGCTTTGGCATCGACCATTGCGAGCTGGGCGCCTGGGTCATCAAGAACTGGCAGGTAAAGTCCTTCCTGGAAGATGCGATTGCCTATCACCATCTTCCTGCCGCACAGCTGGAACATTCGCCGGCGCTGATCAAGATTGTCTACCTGGCCAATCTGCTGGCACAGCAGAATATCCGTGACAAACCCGCCCTGGCCGAACTGGCCGAGCGCTGGTTCAATCTGAGCGAAACCGCGCTGGATGAAATTGTCAGCATCAGCCATCAGCAGATTGATGTGCTGGCGATCTCGCTCAACCTGGAAGCCGAAAAACCCGCGCTGGGCATGGACAGCGCCCCGGAAGCCGAAGATATCGACGCCCTGCTGGGTGCGCTTGGCAACCGTGCCCAAGCGCTGCTTGCACCGTCGTCCAATATTGATGACCGCCTGATGCAAGGCGTGGCAAGCAATGCGCTGATCAACCACATGGAAAGCACGCTCAGCCAGCAGCCGGATGAAGAAGCCCTGCTGCTGCAACTGCAAAAGCTGGCGCGGCTGATTTGCCACAGCAAGCAGCTGATGCTGTTTGTGCCCAATGAAACCCAGACCACCCTCATCGGCAAGCCGCTGCAGGCTGACCAGAAATGGGTGGCCGATTTCATTCTGCCGACCCAGCAGGATGTCAGCCTGATTGCCGACACCTGGCTTGCGCAGGCGGCCCGCCATAGTTTTGAAGCCTTCCGTGGCAGCAAGGCCACCTTGCCAGACAAGCAGATGATGCGCATGAGCAATGCCGCTGGCATGCTGTGCGTGCCGATGATGCTGAAAGGCAAGCCCATGGGCGTGATGGTGCTGGCGCTGGATCAGCCCGAGTTTCTGCTGCTGGACACGCAAATGTCCATCCCCACCGCCCTTGCCCGCATTGCCGCCAGCCGCCTGGCCGCCAGCGGCCAACCGGCCGATGACATGCTGGCAGGCGAAGCGCAAAAAGAACGCTTGCGACGGTTTGTGCATGAAACCAGCAACCCGCTCACCACGGTTAAAAACTACCTCGCGATTTTAGAGCAGCGCATGCTGAAAAACGGCATGCAAAGCGATGACATCAGCATCGTCAATGAAGAGATCGACCGCATCGGCGTCATGATCGGCGAGCTGTATTCCAATGGCCAAAGCTACAGCGCCGCCAGTGTGGATATCAACCAGATGGTACTGGACCTGATTACCCTGCATCGCCAGACTTACCTGGAACCCGCTGGCGTGGATGTAGTGGAAGCGCTGCTGCCGAACCTCCCGGAAGTCACCACCATTCCGTATCAGTTGCGGCAAGTGCTGGTCAATCTGATCCGCAATGCCGCCGAAGCCATGCCGAATGGCGGCACACTTACCATTGCCACCCATGTGGAAAACCGCGCTGGCGAAGAACCCATGCTGCTGATTCAGGTCAGCGACACCGGCCATGGCATCCCCGATGAGGTGATGGCACGCTTGTTCAGCCCGCAAACCAGCACCAAGGGCGGCAACCATGGCGGCATCGGGCTCACCATCAGCAACGACATTATCAAATCCCTGCATGGCAGCATGGCCTGCCGAACATCCCCCCAGGGCACCAGCTTTGACGTGCGCCTGCCTCTGCAATCCGAAGCCAGCGATCTGGCATTAATGGAATAA
- a CDS encoding PepSY-associated TM helix domain-containing protein has protein sequence MRKPLALLHRWFGLATAIFLFIAGLTGAVISWDHELDAALNPHLFELEAPAHGIPQPSLQLAAEIEAANPSIQVTYLPLATEAGHALQLFVQPRLNPATGKPYTPDFNQMAVNPYTGEVQGKRMWGEISLAPENLLPFLYKLHYSLHIPDGFNLELGVLFMGIVAIVWTIDSLIALWISFPNLASWRKSFAFRWQKGGYALNFDLHRSGGVWVWGLLLIMAVTSISMNLDTEVMRPLVNRISPLTASPFDTITPSPLDKPLTPVISRQAVLDRATSEARKRGWEAPPGAIFWSPQFGVYGVGFFEADNDHGDGGLGNPWLYFDGKTGEYAGAIVPGTGSAGDIFMQAQFPLHSGRILGLPGRILISLMGVVVTMLSVTGIIIWARKRKSRLHQSQRAASTDVSKRQLAQRDGSKPSPAN, from the coding sequence ATGCGTAAACCACTTGCCCTGCTACATCGCTGGTTTGGCCTTGCCACCGCGATTTTTCTGTTTATTGCCGGCCTTACCGGCGCGGTTATTTCCTGGGATCATGAACTGGATGCGGCGCTGAATCCGCATCTTTTCGAGTTAGAAGCCCCGGCGCATGGCATTCCGCAGCCATCCCTGCAATTGGCTGCCGAGATCGAGGCCGCCAACCCGTCCATACAGGTGACCTACCTGCCGCTGGCAACAGAAGCCGGACATGCCTTGCAGCTATTCGTGCAGCCGCGGCTCAACCCGGCCACCGGCAAGCCCTACACGCCAGACTTCAACCAGATGGCGGTGAACCCCTACACCGGCGAGGTGCAGGGCAAGCGCATGTGGGGCGAGATTTCACTGGCGCCGGAAAACCTGCTGCCATTTTTGTACAAGCTGCATTACAGCCTGCATATCCCCGATGGTTTCAATCTTGAACTGGGCGTGCTGTTCATGGGGATTGTTGCCATCGTCTGGACCATAGACAGCCTGATTGCCTTGTGGATTTCCTTCCCCAACCTCGCCAGCTGGCGCAAGTCGTTTGCGTTTCGCTGGCAAAAGGGGGGCTATGCGCTCAACTTTGATTTGCACCGCTCGGGCGGCGTCTGGGTCTGGGGCTTGCTGCTGATCATGGCGGTCACCTCCATCTCGATGAACCTGGATACGGAAGTCATGCGCCCGCTGGTAAATCGCATATCGCCGCTGACTGCCAGCCCGTTTGATACCATCACCCCCAGCCCGCTGGATAAACCGCTGACGCCGGTCATCTCGCGTCAGGCCGTGCTGGATCGTGCCACCAGCGAGGCACGAAAGCGCGGCTGGGAAGCGCCTCCCGGTGCCATTTTCTGGTCGCCGCAATTTGGCGTGTATGGCGTGGGATTCTTTGAAGCCGACAATGACCATGGCGATGGAGGGCTCGGCAACCCCTGGCTCTATTTCGATGGCAAGACTGGCGAATATGCGGGCGCCATCGTACCGGGCACGGGCAGTGCCGGCGATATCTTCATGCAGGCGCAGTTCCCGCTGCATTCAGGCCGCATTCTCGGCTTGCCGGGGCGCATCCTGATCTCGCTGATGGGGGTGGTCGTCACCATGCTTTCCGTCACCGGCATCATTATCTGGGCACGCAAGCGCAAGTCGCGCCTGCACCAAAGTCAGCGCGCCGCGTCCACTGACGTAAGCAAGCGCCAACTGGCGCAGCGCGACGGCTCCAAGCCCAGCCCCGCGAATTAA